Within Candidatus Rokuibacteriota bacterium, the genomic segment GCCCGGTCGCGGCTCGTCCAGTACCGGTGGAGCTCCGGTTTCTTCGTCTTGGTCAGCACGTCGAACCTGACCCTCAGATCCTCCTGGTCGGCCAGGCCGTTCATGGCCGTCGCGTACGAGTAGATCGAAAGCTGGAGCGAGGCCATTATCTCCGCATCACTCCGTGCTCGTGGCAAGTAGAGTCTGGACATCAAGCAGGTGGCGCTCGGTGAATCGGAGGGCGACATCAACGTCACACAGTCGGAGCCGAATAAGCGGCTCCACGGTCCCGCCCTCGGCCCGC encodes:
- a CDS encoding PD-(D/E)XK nuclease family protein, yielding MASLQLSIYSYATAMNGLADQEDLRVRFDVLTKTKKPELHRYWTSRDRAANLRLFRLVSEVLRAIEAGVFHPVVGWQCQECPYRGRCWAWK